Proteins encoded by one window of Polaribacter haliotis:
- a CDS encoding universal stress protein, with the protein MKKIVVPVDFSNYSENALKTAAQLAKKTNASIIALHMLDLQEINLAESPNYQQEKAVFLLKLAEKRFKEFLRKDYLEEVNVVPIIKHYKVFSEISVVAKEVNADLIIMGSHGVSGLKEFFMGSNSEKVVRYSEIPVLVIKNELYDVSFKDIVFATDFSEESIPAFKKMLKTLDLFNAKKHILYVNLPNENFKTTPEMDALAYHFLMKAEGNVDRLINVNFVCARSIEDGILNFSNAIGADLITTVTHGRKGLSHIFSGSISEDLSNHATLPIMTFKI; encoded by the coding sequence ATGAAAAAAATAGTTGTACCAGTAGATTTTTCAAATTACTCAGAAAACGCTTTAAAAACTGCAGCGCAATTAGCGAAAAAAACAAATGCATCTATAATTGCATTACACATGTTAGATTTGCAGGAGATTAATTTAGCAGAAAGTCCAAATTATCAACAAGAAAAAGCAGTTTTCCTTTTAAAATTAGCAGAAAAAAGATTTAAAGAATTTTTAAGAAAAGACTATTTAGAAGAGGTAAATGTAGTTCCAATTATAAAACACTATAAAGTTTTTAGCGAGATAAGCGTTGTTGCTAAAGAGGTAAATGCCGATTTAATTATTATGGGATCTCATGGTGTTAGTGGATTAAAAGAGTTTTTTATGGGCTCAAATTCAGAAAAAGTAGTTCGTTATTCCGAAATTCCTGTTTTGGTTATTAAAAATGAATTATATGATGTAAGCTTTAAAGATATTGTATTTGCGACAGATTTTTCAGAAGAATCGATTCCTGCATTCAAAAAAATGCTAAAAACTTTAGATTTATTTAATGCAAAAAAGCATATTTTGTACGTAAATTTACCGAACGAAAATTTTAAAACAACACCAGAAATGGATGCTCTAGCTTATCATTTTTTAATGAAAGCAGAAGGGAATGTAGATCGCTTAATAAATGTTAATTTTGTTTGTGCAAGATCTATAGAAGATGGGATTTTAAATTTTTCGAATGCGATTGGTGCAGATTTAATTACGACTGTAACTCATGGTAGAAAAGGGTTGTCGCATATTTTTTCTGGAAGTATTTCCGAGGATTTAAGCAATCATGCAACCTTACCAATAATGACTTTTAAAATTTAA
- a CDS encoding glycoside hydrolase family 113, with the protein MKTKNFLLFLLIPLCFSCESQTKKINGVSFVASRDTIKQTHIEPVLKAHSNYVALMPFGFIRELSTPKIIHNTNRQWFGETKNGLLQYAKKFQKEGVKIMVKPHIWVSRGEFTGNIKMTSEENWTILENSYLDFILTYAKAAEKLNADILCIGTELEQFVINRPDYWQKVIKEIRKVYKGKLTYAANWDEFKRVPFWGELDFIGVDAYFPLTDKKSPTVADFEKGWKSHKDEIKRVQKQFNKPVLFTEFGYRSVDFSGKEPWDSNRVVENINMQAQVNGLQAIHNQFWKEDWFAGGFVWKWFHSHDRVGGEKNNRFTPQNKPAEELLRKLYSQ; encoded by the coding sequence ATGAAAACAAAAAACTTCCTTTTATTCCTCTTAATTCCATTATGTTTTTCTTGTGAAAGTCAAACCAAAAAAATTAACGGAGTAAGTTTTGTAGCATCTAGAGATACTATAAAACAAACACATATAGAACCTGTATTAAAGGCGCATAGTAATTATGTTGCTTTAATGCCTTTTGGTTTTATTAGAGAATTGTCTACACCAAAAATAATCCATAATACCAATAGACAATGGTTTGGAGAAACTAAGAATGGTTTGTTGCAATATGCAAAGAAATTCCAAAAAGAAGGTGTAAAAATAATGGTAAAACCACACATTTGGGTAAGTCGTGGTGAATTTACTGGGAATATAAAAATGACTTCCGAAGAAAATTGGACAATTTTAGAAAACTCTTATTTAGATTTTATTTTAACCTATGCAAAAGCTGCTGAAAAGTTAAACGCGGACATTTTATGTATTGGAACTGAATTAGAACAATTTGTAATAAATAGACCTGATTATTGGCAGAAAGTAATCAAAGAAATTAGAAAAGTTTACAAAGGAAAACTCACTTATGCAGCAAATTGGGACGAATTTAAAAGAGTTCCTTTTTGGGGAGAATTAGATTTTATTGGAGTAGATGCATATTTTCCGTTAACAGATAAAAAATCGCCAACAGTTGCAGATTTCGAGAAAGGTTGGAAATCGCATAAAGATGAAATCAAAAGAGTACAAAAGCAATTTAATAAACCTGTTTTATTTACGGAGTTTGGGTATAGAAGTGTCGATTTTTCTGGGAAAGAACCTTGGGATTCCAATAGAGTAGTGGAAAATATAAATATGCAGGCTCAAGTAAATGGTTTGCAGGCAATACACAATCAATTTTGGAAAGAAGATTGGTTTGCTGGTGGTTTTGTTTGGAAATGGTTTCATAGTCACGATCGAGTTGGAGGAGAAAAAAACAATCGTTTTACACCACAAAATAAACCAGCCGAAGAATTGTTAAGAAAATTATATTCCCAATAA